One genomic segment of Pseudomonas sp. RU47 includes these proteins:
- a CDS encoding error-prone DNA polymerase, which yields MAAGLVCMSDGYAELHCLSNFSFQRGASSALELFQRAKKHGYQALAITDECTLAGIVRAWQAAKSVELPLIIGSEVRIENGPKLVLLVENLAGYQALCGLITRARRRTQKGQYQVLREDFDEPLPGLLVLWVPDSLDQVEEGRWLKQTFTERLWLAVQLHRGQDDQQRLTALLSLAAELQVPAVASGDVHMHARGRRALQDTMTAIRHHVPVAEAGLRLHPNGERHLRSVEVLRELYPQALLDESVNLARRCTFDLGELRYQYPKELVPEGHSASSWLRQLAKEGIAWRWKKGAPFKVLRQINKELKLIAELGYESYFLTVHDVVRFAREQSILCQGRGSAANSAVCFALGITEIDPDRTTLLFERFMSKERNEPPDIDVDFEHERREEVLQYVFRRYGRRRAALTAVVSTYHAAGAVRDVAKALGLPPDQINALADCCGHWSDETPPVERLLEGGFDPESPVLRRVLSLTGQLIGFPRHLSQHPGGFVISEQPLDTLVPVENAAMAERTIIQWDKDDLDAVGLLKVDILALGMLSAIRRCFDLLRRHRHQDLSLATIPPEDKPTYDMISRADTIGVFQIESRAQMSMLPRLKPAKFYDLVIEVAIVRPGPIQGGMVHPYLRRRNKEEEETYPSPELKVVLERTLGVPLFQEQVMQIAIVAADYSPGEADQLRRSMAAWKRHGGLEPHKERLAAGMKKNGYTPEFAAQIFEQIKGFGSYGFPESHAASFALLTYASCWLKCHEPAAFACALINSWPMGFYSPDQILQDARRHQLQIRPVDVRASDWDCSLETTTAAQPAIRMGLRMIKGFREDDARRIEAARAHGAFADVADLGERAALDSRAQALLADSGALRGLAGHRHRARWEVAGVQKQLGLFAGLPSQEEPEVLLPKPSVGEDLHADYSTVGTTLGPHPLALLRGELKALRCRSSQELLDVEHGRPVSIAGLVTGRQRPGTASGVTFVTLEDEFGNVNVVVWRDLAERQRQVLVGSQLLKVDGRWEREGEVRHLIAGRLSDLSPLLNGIRVQSRDFH from the coding sequence GTGGCTGCAGGGCTGGTTTGCATGAGCGACGGTTATGCCGAACTGCACTGTCTGTCGAACTTCAGTTTTCAGCGCGGTGCTTCCAGTGCCCTTGAGCTGTTTCAACGGGCGAAGAAACACGGCTATCAGGCGCTGGCGATCACCGATGAATGCACACTGGCCGGGATTGTGCGGGCGTGGCAAGCGGCGAAGTCAGTTGAGCTGCCGCTGATCATTGGCAGTGAAGTGCGCATCGAAAACGGCCCGAAACTGGTGCTGCTGGTGGAGAACCTTGCGGGCTATCAAGCGCTGTGCGGCTTGATCACCCGCGCCCGGCGGCGCACGCAAAAAGGCCAGTATCAGGTGCTGCGTGAGGACTTCGACGAGCCGCTGCCGGGATTGCTGGTGTTATGGGTGCCAGACTCGCTTGATCAGGTGGAGGAGGGCCGTTGGCTGAAACAAACCTTCACTGAACGCCTGTGGCTGGCGGTGCAATTGCATCGCGGCCAGGACGATCAGCAGCGGCTGACGGCGTTGTTAAGTCTGGCCGCCGAGTTGCAGGTTCCGGCCGTGGCCAGCGGCGATGTGCACATGCACGCCCGTGGCCGACGCGCCTTGCAGGACACCATGACCGCGATACGTCATCACGTGCCGGTGGCCGAGGCCGGGCTGCGATTACACCCCAATGGCGAGCGGCATTTGCGCAGTGTCGAAGTATTGCGTGAGTTGTATCCGCAGGCCTTGCTCGACGAATCGGTGAATCTGGCCCGGCGCTGCACCTTCGATCTGGGTGAATTGCGTTATCAGTATCCGAAAGAACTGGTGCCCGAGGGGCACAGCGCCAGTTCCTGGCTAAGGCAACTGGCCAAGGAAGGCATCGCCTGGCGCTGGAAAAAGGGCGCGCCCTTCAAGGTGCTGCGGCAGATCAACAAGGAGCTGAAGCTGATCGCCGAACTCGGCTATGAAAGCTACTTCCTCACCGTACATGACGTGGTGCGCTTTGCCCGCGAGCAGAGCATTCTCTGTCAGGGCCGTGGCTCGGCGGCCAACTCGGCGGTGTGCTTTGCCTTGGGCATCACCGAGATCGACCCGGATCGCACCACGCTGCTGTTCGAGCGTTTCATGTCCAAGGAGCGCAACGAACCGCCGGACATCGACGTCGACTTCGAGCACGAACGCCGCGAAGAAGTCCTGCAATACGTGTTCCGTCGCTATGGCCGCCGTCGCGCAGCACTGACCGCAGTGGTCAGCACCTACCACGCCGCTGGCGCCGTACGCGATGTGGCCAAGGCCTTGGGCCTGCCGCCGGATCAGATCAACGCACTGGCCGATTGCTGCGGCCACTGGAGCGATGAAACGCCGCCAGTCGAGCGTTTGCTCGAGGGTGGTTTCGACCCGGAGAGCCCGGTGTTGCGCCGGGTGCTGAGCCTGACCGGACAACTGATCGGCTTCCCCCGACATTTGTCGCAACACCCCGGTGGTTTCGTGATTTCCGAGCAGCCGCTGGACACGCTGGTGCCGGTGGAGAACGCCGCGATGGCCGAACGCACGATCATCCAGTGGGACAAGGACGACCTCGATGCGGTCGGCCTGCTCAAGGTGGATATCCTCGCCCTCGGTATGCTCAGCGCGATCCGCCGCTGCTTCGATTTGCTGCGTCGTCATCGCCATCAGGATCTGAGTCTTGCGACCATCCCGCCGGAAGACAAACCGACCTACGACATGATCAGCCGCGCTGACACCATTGGCGTGTTCCAGATCGAGTCGCGGGCGCAGATGTCGATGCTGCCGCGCCTGAAACCGGCGAAGTTCTACGATCTGGTGATTGAGGTAGCCATCGTTCGCCCCGGGCCGATTCAGGGCGGGATGGTCCATCCGTACCTGCGCCGCCGGAACAAGGAAGAAGAGGAAACCTACCCGTCGCCAGAACTCAAGGTCGTACTGGAAAGAACCCTCGGCGTGCCGCTGTTTCAGGAGCAGGTGATGCAGATCGCCATTGTCGCCGCCGATTACAGCCCCGGCGAGGCCGATCAATTACGTCGCTCGATGGCCGCGTGGAAACGCCACGGTGGATTGGAGCCGCACAAGGAACGCCTCGCCGCCGGCATGAAGAAGAATGGCTACACACCGGAGTTCGCCGCGCAGATCTTCGAGCAGATCAAAGGCTTCGGCAGCTACGGTTTTCCCGAATCCCACGCCGCCAGTTTTGCCTTGCTGACCTACGCCAGTTGCTGGCTCAAGTGCCACGAACCGGCGGCGTTTGCCTGTGCGCTGATCAATAGCTGGCCGATGGGTTTCTACAGCCCCGATCAGATTTTGCAGGACGCGCGCCGGCATCAGTTGCAGATCCGCCCGGTCGACGTGCGCGCCAGTGACTGGGATTGCAGCCTGGAAACCACCACCGCGGCGCAACCGGCGATTCGCATGGGCCTGCGGATGATCAAGGGTTTTCGTGAAGACGATGCCCGGCGCATCGAGGCGGCGCGGGCGCACGGGGCGTTTGCCGATGTCGCCGACCTGGGCGAGCGGGCGGCGCTCGACAGTCGGGCGCAGGCCTTGCTGGCCGACTCCGGGGCGTTGCGCGGTTTGGCCGGGCATCGGCATCGGGCGCGCTGGGAAGTCGCCGGGGTGCAGAAACAGTTGGGTCTGTTTGCCGGGTTGCCGAGTCAGGAGGAGCCGGAAGTGCTGCTGCCAAAACCCAGCGTTGGCGAGGACCTGCATGCCGATTACAGCACCGTCGGCACCACGCTGGGGCCGCATCCGCTGGCGCTGTTGCGCGGCGAGTTGAAGGCCTTGCGCTGCCGCAGTTCGCAGGAGTTGCTCGACGTCGAGCACGGCCGGCCGGTGAGCATCGCCGGGCTGGTCACCGGACGCCAACGACCGGGCACCGCCAGTGGCGTGACCTTCGTGACCCTGGAAGACGAGTTCGGCAACGTCAACGTGGTGGTCTGGCGTGATCTGGCCGAGCGTCAGCGGCAAGTACTGGTCGGTTCGCAATTGCTCAAGGTCGATGGCCGCTGGGAGCGCGAGGGCGAAGTGCGCCACCTGATCGCCGGCCGCCTGAGCGACCTCAGCCCGCTGCTCAACGGCATCCGCGTGCAGAGCCGCGATTTCCATTAG
- a CDS encoding DUF799 domain-containing protein has translation MIARTLKLLAAGLALTVLGGCVAPKTVDYSAYKQARPKTILVLPPLNTSPDVKASYSLLSQVTFPLAEAGYYVLPIALVDETFRQNGLTTPDDIHQAPPSKLKEIFGADAALYITVTEYGTRYMVISSETAVTATAKLVDLKSGTTLWTGSARASSEEGGNSNAGGIVGMLISAAVKQIINSSTDAGYPIAGVASNRLLSAGHRAGLLYGPRSPKYGTD, from the coding sequence ATGATCGCGCGTACCTTGAAGTTGCTGGCCGCCGGTCTGGCCCTGACCGTGCTGGGTGGCTGCGTTGCGCCCAAGACCGTGGATTACTCGGCCTACAAGCAGGCGCGGCCGAAGACCATTCTGGTGCTGCCACCGCTGAACACCTCGCCGGATGTGAAGGCGTCGTACAGCCTGCTGTCGCAAGTGACGTTTCCGCTGGCCGAGGCCGGTTACTACGTGCTGCCGATCGCACTGGTTGACGAGACGTTCCGCCAGAACGGCCTGACCACCCCGGACGATATCCATCAGGCGCCGCCGAGCAAGTTGAAGGAGATCTTCGGTGCGGACGCGGCGCTGTACATCACCGTGACCGAATACGGTACGCGTTACATGGTGATCAGCAGCGAAACGGCAGTGACCGCGACGGCGAAACTGGTCGACCTGAAAAGCGGCACGACGCTGTGGACCGGTTCGGCCCGGGCGTCGAGCGAAGAGGGCGGCAATAGCAATGCCGGCGGTATCGTCGGCATGCTGATCTCGGCGGCAGTGAAGCAGATCATCAACAGCTCCACCGATGCCGGCTACCCGATTGCCGGTGTGGCGAGCAATCGTCTGCTCTCGGCCGGGCATAGGGCAGGCCTGCTGTACGGTCCGCGCTCGCCGAAATACGGCACCGACTGA
- the imuA gene encoding translesion DNA synthesis-associated protein ImuA, translating into MGAVVALDTLFNGGQVWKGRPAPPAASPQPTGHAALDAALPSGGWPEAALSEILLAGPGVGELQLVWPTLARLSAAGERIVLVAPPFVPYPQAWANAGVDLRQLSVIQATERDALWAAEQCLRSGSCGAVLCWPHKADDRALRRLQVAAETGQTLAFAWRPLSEAVNPSPAALRIAIDAKPAQLRVLKCRGGLARTAPIAFAVGH; encoded by the coding sequence ATGGGCGCCGTCGTTGCGTTGGATACGCTGTTCAATGGCGGCCAGGTCTGGAAAGGCCGGCCTGCGCCACCGGCCGCCAGCCCGCAACCGACCGGGCATGCCGCGCTGGACGCGGCCCTGCCCAGCGGTGGCTGGCCGGAAGCGGCATTGAGCGAAATCCTTTTGGCCGGCCCGGGTGTCGGTGAACTGCAACTGGTCTGGCCGACGCTGGCGCGGTTGTCGGCGGCGGGCGAGCGCATTGTGCTGGTGGCGCCGCCGTTCGTGCCGTACCCGCAGGCGTGGGCAAACGCCGGGGTCGATCTGCGACAGTTGTCAGTGATTCAGGCCACTGAGCGCGATGCCTTGTGGGCGGCGGAACAGTGTTTGCGTTCGGGCAGTTGCGGCGCGGTGCTGTGCTGGCCGCACAAGGCCGATGACCGCGCGTTGCGGCGTTTGCAGGTGGCGGCAGAAACCGGCCAGACCCTGGCATTTGCCTGGCGTCCGTTGAGCGAAGCGGTCAACCCGTCACCGGCGGCGTTGCGCATCGCCATCGACGCCAAACCCGCGCAGTTGCGCGTGCTCAAGTGCCGTGGCGGACTCGCGCGTACAGCGCCAATTGCTTTTGCTGTGGGTCACTGA
- a CDS encoding hybrid sensor histidine kinase/response regulator — translation MQFLSDSHGCEGWKGEMAGRISAFDWSHTELGPLNSWPASLCSAVQLMLASPLPMVMLWGRAGYMIYNDAYSIFAGGRHPYLLGAPVELGWPEVADFNRHVVDTCLAGGTLSFRNKELVLLRDGVPEDVWMDLYYSPIANDDGVPAGVMAMVVETTEFMHSERRRQAAEKAYRADNERVRLALNAGALLGSFVWDVKNNTLSADERFARTFSYPPDHDLNNLAQDIAESRIHPDDHAWVQERVAHSVQTGEPYNAEYRVRRSDGSYLWVLASGACEFDEHGKPLRFPGVLIDIHERKIAEESLLKFTRNLEQRVGEEVEARLAAEEQLRQSQKLEAIGGLTGGVAHDFNNLLQVIAGNLHLLARHEPNNANVQRRVSASLAAVERGAKLSSQLLAFARRQPLSPAVCNPQQIFEGVGELLQRALGETIQIDVQLPTAPWHINVDRNQLENAILNLAINARDAMKGEGTIGLSAANVRLEREFCAGKGIVPGEFVRVAVSDSGAGIEPEILEQVFEPFFTTKADGQGTGLGLSMVFGFVKQSGGHVDIASAVGEGTQVQLYFPRSLRPILDESPNLQRQQSGGHETLLVVEDNDAVRASAVELLREEGYRVLTAGNGDAAMQMLLEGVEVDLIFTDVVMPGLIKSSDLFAWAKVQTPPVAVLFTSGHTRDIISRNHQLSPDTHLLSKPYSPEAMLQMIRVVLGS, via the coding sequence ATGCAGTTTTTATCCGATAGCCATGGTTGTGAGGGCTGGAAAGGCGAAATGGCCGGACGCATCAGTGCGTTCGACTGGAGCCACACCGAACTCGGCCCGCTGAACAGCTGGCCGGCCAGCCTGTGCAGCGCGGTGCAACTGATGCTGGCGTCGCCGCTGCCGATGGTCATGCTCTGGGGCCGCGCCGGCTACATGATCTACAACGATGCCTATTCGATATTTGCCGGTGGTCGGCACCCGTATCTACTCGGTGCGCCGGTGGAGCTGGGTTGGCCGGAAGTCGCCGATTTCAACCGGCACGTGGTCGATACCTGCCTGGCCGGCGGCACTTTGTCTTTCCGCAATAAAGAACTGGTGCTGTTGCGCGATGGCGTCCCCGAAGACGTCTGGATGGATTTGTATTACAGCCCGATTGCCAACGATGACGGGGTGCCCGCCGGGGTGATGGCGATGGTGGTGGAAACCACCGAATTCATGCACTCCGAGCGCCGCCGTCAGGCCGCCGAAAAGGCTTACCGCGCTGACAATGAGCGGGTACGTCTGGCGCTGAATGCCGGTGCCTTGCTCGGCTCGTTTGTCTGGGACGTGAAAAACAACACATTGTCAGCAGACGAGCGTTTTGCCCGTACGTTCTCTTATCCACCGGATCATGACCTGAACAATCTGGCCCAGGACATTGCCGAGTCGCGCATCCATCCCGATGACCACGCCTGGGTACAGGAGCGCGTCGCCCATTCCGTGCAGACCGGTGAGCCGTATAACGCCGAATATCGCGTCCGGCGCAGTGACGGCAGTTATCTGTGGGTGCTGGCCAGCGGCGCTTGCGAGTTTGACGAACACGGCAAACCGCTGCGCTTTCCCGGGGTGCTGATCGACATTCATGAACGCAAGATTGCCGAAGAATCACTGCTCAAATTTACCCGTAACCTCGAACAGCGCGTCGGCGAAGAAGTCGAGGCGCGGCTGGCGGCTGAAGAGCAGTTGCGCCAATCACAGAAGCTCGAAGCCATCGGTGGGCTGACCGGCGGCGTCGCTCACGATTTCAACAATTTGCTGCAAGTGATCGCCGGCAATCTGCATCTGCTTGCACGTCACGAGCCGAACAACGCCAATGTACAGCGCCGCGTCAGTGCCTCGCTGGCGGCGGTCGAACGCGGTGCCAAGCTGTCTTCGCAATTGCTCGCGTTTGCCCGGCGCCAGCCGTTGTCGCCGGCGGTGTGCAACCCGCAGCAGATTTTCGAAGGCGTTGGCGAATTGCTGCAGCGGGCGCTGGGCGAAACCATTCAGATCGACGTGCAGTTGCCGACCGCGCCGTGGCACATCAACGTCGACCGCAATCAACTGGAAAACGCGATTCTCAATCTGGCGATCAACGCCCGGGATGCGATGAAGGGCGAGGGCACCATCGGCCTCAGCGCTGCCAACGTGCGACTCGAGCGCGAGTTTTGTGCCGGTAAAGGCATCGTTCCCGGCGAGTTTGTCCGAGTCGCCGTCAGTGATAGCGGCGCCGGCATTGAGCCAGAAATTCTCGAGCAGGTATTCGAACCTTTTTTCACCACCAAGGCCGATGGCCAGGGCACCGGGTTGGGCCTGAGCATGGTGTTCGGCTTCGTCAAACAGAGCGGCGGGCATGTCGACATTGCCAGTGCCGTCGGCGAGGGCACGCAGGTGCAGTTGTACTTCCCGCGCAGCCTGCGCCCGATCCTTGATGAGTCACCCAATCTGCAACGGCAGCAGAGTGGCGGCCACGAGACGCTGCTGGTGGTCGAAGACAACGACGCGGTGCGCGCCTCGGCGGTCGAGTTGCTGCGCGAGGAAGGTTATCGCGTGCTGACCGCCGGCAATGGCGATGCGGCGATGCAGATGCTGCTCGAAGGTGTCGAGGTCGACCTGATTTTCACTGACGTGGTCATGCCGGGGCTGATCAAGAGCTCCGACCTGTTCGCCTGGGCCAAGGTGCAGACGCCGCCGGTGGCGGTGCTGTTCACCTCTGGGCACACCCGCGACATCATTTCGCGCAATCACCAGCTCAGTCCCGACACCCATTTGCTGAGCAAACCGTATAGCCCGGAAGCCATGTTGCAGATGATTCGGGTGGTGCTCGGTAGCTGA
- a CDS encoding Y-family DNA polymerase: MRWVCILFPQLALDAVLRQRPDPDEPLVLLSGPAQRRVLQAVNPAARKLGLRAGQSMTAAQAMSKGFVTADYEAAEVEHWQQFLAAWAYGFSAQVSVHYPRSVVFEIESSLGLFGSWAQFEARLRKELSDLGFRHRIVAAPNPVAARVLANAYDGLVVPDGEALQHHLGQLPVDRVGLEPAVATALSRMGLRNLSQVQSLPRQALARRFEAQMFKHLDTLFGARPLALAFYLPPDRFDVRIELNFDVQSHQALLFPLRRLTGDLSAFLCGRDSGVQRFDLHLEHAGLPDSVIKVGLLSAERDPAMLFELARGRLEQVQVEAPVRGFRLRAEDLPSFVPQFQELFDDRPQQTLPWEQLRERLRARLGDDAVQGLRFQADHRPECAWQHGVDKQRCAGLPSVHRPGWLLGEPQSVAQGSARILMGPERIESGWWDGDDVRRDYYLIQNRAGQQGWAYRAVGEGGPLWLQGWFA; this comes from the coding sequence ATGCGCTGGGTGTGTATTCTGTTTCCGCAATTGGCCCTCGACGCGGTGCTGCGTCAGCGTCCCGATCCTGATGAACCGTTGGTGCTGCTCAGCGGCCCGGCCCAGCGCCGGGTGCTGCAAGCGGTTAATCCTGCCGCGCGCAAACTCGGTCTGCGCGCCGGCCAGTCGATGACTGCCGCCCAAGCCATGAGCAAGGGGTTTGTCACTGCCGATTACGAGGCTGCCGAGGTCGAGCACTGGCAGCAGTTTCTCGCCGCGTGGGCCTACGGTTTCAGTGCGCAGGTCAGCGTGCATTACCCGCGTTCCGTGGTGTTCGAGATCGAATCCAGCCTGGGCCTGTTTGGTTCCTGGGCACAGTTCGAAGCACGGTTGCGCAAGGAACTGAGCGATCTGGGTTTCCGTCATCGCATCGTCGCCGCGCCGAATCCAGTGGCGGCGCGTGTGCTGGCCAATGCTTACGACGGCTTGGTGGTGCCCGACGGCGAGGCTTTGCAGCATCACCTCGGCCAGTTGCCCGTTGACCGCGTCGGCCTGGAACCGGCGGTGGCCACGGCGTTGTCGCGCATGGGCCTGCGCAACCTCAGTCAGGTGCAGAGCCTGCCGCGTCAGGCGCTGGCGCGGCGTTTCGAAGCGCAGATGTTCAAACACCTCGACACCTTGTTCGGTGCGCGTCCGTTGGCGCTGGCGTTTTACCTGCCGCCGGATCGCTTCGATGTGCGCATCGAACTGAATTTCGACGTGCAGTCGCATCAGGCCTTGTTGTTCCCGTTACGCCGTTTGACCGGTGACCTGTCGGCGTTCCTCTGCGGGCGTGACAGCGGCGTGCAGCGTTTCGACCTGCATCTGGAACACGCCGGGCTGCCGGACAGCGTGATCAAGGTCGGTTTGCTCAGCGCCGAACGTGATCCGGCGATGCTTTTCGAACTGGCGCGCGGGCGGCTGGAACAGGTGCAAGTCGAGGCGCCCGTGCGCGGCTTTCGTCTGCGCGCCGAGGACCTGCCGAGTTTCGTCCCGCAGTTTCAGGAACTGTTCGACGACCGTCCGCAACAGACCTTGCCGTGGGAGCAGTTGCGCGAACGCCTGCGCGCACGGCTTGGTGATGACGCCGTGCAGGGGCTGCGTTTTCAGGCTGATCATCGCCCGGAGTGCGCGTGGCAGCACGGCGTCGACAAACAGCGCTGCGCAGGCTTGCCGAGCGTGCACCGTCCGGGCTGGCTGCTCGGTGAGCCGCAGAGCGTGGCGCAAGGTTCGGCGCGGATTCTCATGGGCCCGGAGCGCATCGAGTCCGGCTGGTGGGACGGCGACGATGTGCGCCGCGATTATTACCTGATCCAGAACCGCGCCGGCCAACAGGGCTGGGCTTATCGCGCGGTGGGCGAGGGCGGTCCGTTGTGGCTGCAGGGCTGGTTTGCATGA
- a CDS encoding CsgG/HfaB family protein — MISRMLVSGVAIAVLGTMAGTLSGCATESSRALPVAKVESASQVWTGVRVPMAVGKFDNRSSYMRGIFSDGVDRLGGQAKTILITHLQQTNRFSVLDRDNMGEIQQEAAIKGQAQRLKGADYVVTGDVTEFGRKETGDHQLFGILGRGKTQVAYAKVNLNIVNISTSEVVYSTQGAGEYALSNREIIGFGGTAAYDSTLNGKVLDLAMREAINRLVDGMNAGAWKPGN, encoded by the coding sequence ATGATCTCCCGGATGCTGGTCTCAGGCGTCGCGATTGCTGTGCTTGGCACGATGGCTGGCACACTCTCAGGTTGCGCGACCGAAAGCTCGCGCGCCTTGCCGGTGGCCAAGGTTGAAAGCGCCTCCCAGGTCTGGACCGGCGTTCGCGTGCCAATGGCCGTGGGCAAGTTCGACAACCGCTCCAGCTACATGCGCGGGATCTTCTCCGACGGTGTCGACCGTCTCGGCGGTCAGGCCAAGACCATCCTCATCACTCACCTGCAGCAGACCAACCGCTTCAGCGTGCTGGACCGCGACAACATGGGTGAGATCCAGCAGGAAGCGGCAATCAAGGGCCAGGCCCAGCGTCTCAAAGGTGCCGATTACGTGGTTACCGGTGACGTCACCGAGTTCGGCCGCAAAGAGACCGGCGATCACCAGTTGTTCGGCATTCTTGGCCGTGGCAAGACCCAGGTCGCCTACGCCAAGGTCAACCTGAACATCGTCAACATCAGCACCTCGGAAGTGGTGTATTCCACTCAGGGCGCTGGCGAATACGCGCTGTCCAACCGCGAAATCATCGGCTTCGGCGGCACCGCTGCCTACGACTCGACCCTCAACGGCAAAGTACTGGATCTGGCCATGCGCGAGGCGATCAATCGTCTGGTGGATGGCATGAACGCCGGCGCCTGGAAACCGGGCAACTGA
- the lexA gene encoding transcriptional repressor LexA, which produces MYSMTNLTPRRTAILTFIRDRIAEHGQPPSLAEISEAFGFASRSVARKHVLALTEAGFIEVNPHQARGIRLLGQAPRPELLDIPVLGRVAAGAPIGADADIHSRLLLDPALFSRTPDYMLRVQGDSMIEDGILDGDLVGVRRNPEALNGQIVVARLDGEVTIKRFERLGAEVRLLPRNPAYQPIVVRDDQDLAIEGVFCGLVRQG; this is translated from the coding sequence CATGACGAACCTGACTCCCCGCCGTACCGCCATCCTGACCTTTATCCGCGATCGAATCGCCGAACACGGTCAGCCCCCAAGCCTCGCTGAAATCAGCGAGGCTTTTGGTTTTGCCTCGCGCAGCGTGGCGCGCAAGCACGTGCTCGCGCTCACCGAAGCCGGGTTTATCGAGGTCAATCCGCATCAGGCCCGCGGCATTCGCCTGCTCGGGCAAGCGCCGCGCCCGGAACTGCTCGACATCCCCGTGCTTGGCCGCGTCGCTGCCGGTGCACCGATTGGCGCCGATGCCGACATCCATAGCCGCTTGCTGCTCGACCCGGCGCTGTTCTCGCGCACACCCGATTACATGCTGCGAGTGCAGGGCGATTCGATGATCGAGGACGGCATCCTCGACGGCGATCTGGTCGGCGTGCGGCGCAATCCCGAAGCGCTCAACGGCCAGATTGTCGTGGCGCGGCTCGATGGTGAAGTCACCATCAAACGCTTCGAACGGCTCGGCGCAGAAGTGCGCCTGTTGCCACGCAACCCGGCGTATCAGCCGATTGTCGTGCGCGACGATCAGGATCTGGCCATCGAAGGGGTGTTCTGCGGTCTGGTGAGGCAAGGCTGA
- a CDS encoding GntR family transcriptional regulator, producing MTDKKPETTVDRVYQGVYEAISKRSLRPGMKLGEASLAELFNVSRTSVRAALKQLEADGLVTTEPNKGASVSLPSNEELRSLFETRRLIEIGIVTELCRRKDSTAMQDLREHLLLEDEAHAAGDHERLIHLLGEFHIKLARSLNNPVLLDWFQKLISRASLYAAALDDDSHEVCRDDEHLRLIEYIEAGNQGAAIELTCMHLNGIEKAILDVAAKMKTGYHPLKHLIGV from the coding sequence ATGACCGACAAGAAACCGGAAACCACGGTCGACCGCGTCTACCAAGGGGTTTACGAGGCGATCAGCAAGCGTTCGTTGCGCCCGGGGATGAAGCTGGGTGAGGCCTCGCTGGCCGAGTTATTCAATGTCAGCCGCACGTCGGTGCGCGCGGCATTGAAGCAACTGGAGGCCGATGGGCTGGTCACCACCGAGCCCAATAAAGGGGCATCGGTGTCGCTGCCGAGCAACGAAGAGCTCCGTTCACTGTTCGAAACCCGGCGGCTGATCGAGATCGGCATCGTCACTGAACTGTGCCGGCGCAAGGACAGCACCGCGATGCAGGACCTGCGCGAACACCTGCTGCTGGAAGATGAAGCCCATGCGGCGGGCGATCACGAACGGCTGATCCATCTGCTCGGCGAGTTCCACATCAAACTGGCGCGCAGCCTCAATAATCCGGTATTGCTCGACTGGTTCCAGAAGCTGATTTCCCGCGCTTCGCTGTACGCCGCTGCGCTGGACGACGACAGTCATGAAGTGTGCCGCGACGACGAGCATTTGCGCCTGATCGAGTACATCGAGGCCGGCAATCAGGGTGCCGCCATCGAGCTGACCTGCATGCATTTGAACGGTATCGAGAAGGCCATCCTCGACGTCGCCGCGAAGATGAAAACTGGCTACCATCCGCTCAAGCACCTGATCGGGGTCTAG
- a CDS encoding DUF4810 domain-containing protein, translated as MTLNLSRSLMALTLAASALLAGCASGPQTLYQWGGYEPQVYEYFKGEEPKEAQAEALERDLQKIRSTGKAVPPGYHAHLGLLYLSMGKDDQMVQQFKTEKTLFPESGTYMDFLLKNAKSGDAK; from the coding sequence ATGACTCTGAATCTGTCGCGCTCGTTGATGGCGCTGACGCTGGCCGCCAGCGCCTTGCTGGCCGGTTGTGCCTCCGGCCCGCAAACCCTGTACCAGTGGGGAGGCTACGAACCGCAGGTCTACGAATACTTCAAAGGCGAAGAGCCGAAAGAAGCCCAGGCTGAAGCACTGGAACGTGACCTGCAGAAAATCCGCTCCACCGGCAAAGCCGTACCGCCGGGATACCACGCGCACCTTGGCCTGCTCTATCTGAGCATGGGCAAGGACGACCAGATGGTGCAGCAGTTCAAAACCGAGAAAACCCTGTTCCCCGAGTCCGGGACGTACATGGATTTCCTGCTCAAGAACGCCAAGAGCGGAGACGCGAAATGA